GACGCGATCGGGAGCCGAGCCTTCGGACCACTCCTCGCCGTTCCCGCCCTGCTGGTGGTCTCACCACTTGGCTTCATCCCCGGACTACCCACCACCTTTGCACTCCTGACCATCCTCATCGCCGCACAGCACCTCCTTGGCCGAAAATACCCCTGGATACCCGAAAAACTCCGTGACCTCGAAGTCCCCGCCGATAAGTGGGACAATGCTTACAGCACCATCAAACCCTGGGCCACTAGGATCGATCACTTCATCAGCCCGCGCCTCATCTGGCTCGCAAAGGGCCGGGCTGAATACGTTATCAGCCTCATGGCGATCGCCCTCGCCACCTGCATGCCACCGCTCGAACTGATCCCGTTCGCCGTATTCATACCGGGAACGACGCTCCTACTCCTGGGATTGGCCATCGCCGCTCACGACGGCTTGCTGGTGCTCATAGCCATCACAGGCATCGCAGCCTCCGTCTACCTGATCTACACCACACTCCTCTGAGAATCACAGCAAACCCACGCCTCACACCGGGGAGACCTCAACCCGCACCTCAATCACCTGCTCACCACCCCCAACAATCACACCCTTCACAGGCGTCACATCACCGTAATCCCGCCCC
The sequence above is drawn from the Phycisphaeraceae bacterium genome and encodes:
- a CDS encoding exopolysaccharide biosynthesis protein; the encoded protein is MANNVNDTPQDLEDLLNDINQQVSDNKTISIDDLLDAIGSRAFGPLLAVPALLVVSPLGFIPGLPTTFALLTILIAAQHLLGRKYPWIPEKLRDLEVPADKWDNAYSTIKPWATRIDHFISPRLIWLAKGRAEYVISLMAIALATCMPPLELIPFAVFIPGTTLLLLGLAIAAHDGLLVLIAITGIAASVYLIYTTLL